One stretch of Akkermansia sp. RCC_12PD DNA includes these proteins:
- a CDS encoding sulfatase-like hydrolase/transferase produces the protein MISYTSIMRCLIRLISCTAIAFLSLQTVRAARPNIVLILADDMGWSDLGCYGSEIPTPNIDSLSRQGMQATRCYTASRCSPSRASIMTGCEPHKVDVGLLDDDSGRPGYRGRLKPDIPTLPELLKKAGYRTYLSGKWHLGKVRGTYPWDRGFDRYRGLLGGAADYYKPMPDRPFGEDGRLLKPEDLPDDFYMTEDITQTALAYIDDAAKAKAPFFLYVAYTAPHTPLQAPREEIKKMLPLYEGKSPGSIAAKRLESQKRLGIVPPSAELGMRNKFNPAGYEKNSRERKEYISGCMATYAAQISIMDRGIGKILESLDRHRLSGNTIVMFLSDNGATAEMPQNNKNKKTVLPIGPLGEVGCRDGYGPMWAAVSNTPYRQYKIETFDGGLSAPFIIRYPKVLRPGTRYHAPFLLQDIAPTCLTWAKLSVPSHMDGKPLNSYWSKPASIPPEKVWDSIPNSCPPRTIFWEHQRNRAALTDKFKLVAPNRGPWQVYDIRDRTEQNNLAPRHKALVEQLSEQYRKWAQETHAE, from the coding sequence TCTCTGCAAACCGTCCGCGCTGCCCGGCCCAACATTGTCCTCATCCTAGCCGACGACATGGGCTGGTCCGATCTGGGCTGCTACGGTTCTGAAATACCCACTCCCAACATCGACTCTCTCTCCAGGCAGGGAATGCAGGCTACGCGATGCTACACGGCCTCCCGCTGTTCCCCCTCCCGGGCCTCCATCATGACCGGGTGCGAACCCCACAAAGTGGACGTGGGGCTGCTGGACGACGACAGCGGCCGTCCCGGCTACCGGGGACGCCTGAAACCGGACATTCCCACCCTGCCGGAACTGCTGAAAAAAGCCGGCTACCGCACCTACCTGTCCGGAAAATGGCATTTGGGAAAAGTCCGGGGAACCTATCCCTGGGACCGAGGCTTCGACCGCTACCGCGGGCTCCTGGGTGGAGCGGCGGACTATTACAAGCCCATGCCTGACCGTCCCTTCGGTGAAGACGGCAGATTGCTCAAGCCGGAAGACCTGCCCGATGACTTTTACATGACGGAGGACATCACACAGACTGCCCTGGCATATATTGACGATGCCGCCAAGGCAAAAGCTCCTTTCTTCCTTTACGTAGCCTATACGGCTCCGCATACGCCCCTCCAAGCCCCCAGGGAGGAAATAAAAAAAATGCTGCCCCTATATGAAGGCAAATCTCCCGGCTCCATTGCCGCCAAAAGGCTGGAAAGCCAAAAACGCCTGGGCATCGTCCCTCCCTCCGCCGAGCTGGGGATGCGCAACAAATTCAATCCGGCCGGCTATGAAAAAAATTCCAGGGAACGCAAGGAATACATATCCGGATGCATGGCCACCTACGCCGCGCAAATCTCCATTATGGACCGGGGCATCGGCAAAATTCTGGAATCCCTGGACCGCCACCGCCTCAGCGGCAACACGATCGTCATGTTCCTGTCGGACAACGGGGCGACGGCGGAAATGCCACAAAACAACAAAAACAAAAAAACCGTGCTGCCTATCGGCCCGCTGGGGGAAGTGGGCTGCCGGGACGGCTACGGCCCCATGTGGGCGGCCGTATCCAACACGCCCTACCGCCAATACAAGATTGAGACCTTTGACGGCGGCCTCTCCGCCCCTTTCATCATCCGCTACCCCAAGGTTCTGCGCCCCGGAACACGCTACCACGCCCCGTTCCTGCTCCAGGACATAGCCCCCACCTGCCTCACCTGGGCCAAACTGTCCGTCCCCAGCCACATGGACGGCAAGCCGCTCAACTCCTATTGGTCCAAACCCGCTTCAATTCCGCCGGAAAAGGTATGGGACAGCATTCCCAACTCCTGCCCTCCCCGTACCATTTTCTGGGAACACCAGAGAAACCGCGCCGCTCTGACGGACAAATTCAAGCTGGTGGCTCCCAACCGGGGACCCTGGCAGGTTTACGACATCAGAGACAGGACGGAACAGAACAACCTGGCCCCCCGGCACAAGGCTCTGGTGGAGCAATTGTCCGAGCAATACAGAAAGTGGGCGCAGGAAACGCATGCCGAATAA